The following coding sequences are from one Maniola jurtina chromosome 14, ilManJurt1.1, whole genome shotgun sequence window:
- the LOC123871625 gene encoding B9 domain-containing protein 1-like: MRENEVTKFLVSFSGHIEQVRFPAGVFDDQLYLTYDVVWGEDWSPVSGLCSGTSQMARSGRDPERVTFNLPLEMVFGSTNVFGWPQVVVTVRARNPLTGESLRGYSLFLLPPTTGTHQLTSQLVRPRSATMLGEWVAWLTGRYPELADPKMLANGKDNYLLRTESYGSVTLTMTMVSKDLRKLGYDNQPPVWKSV; this comes from the exons ATGAGGGAAAATGAGGTTACGAAGTTCTTAGTATCATTCAGTGGTCATATAGAGCAAGTACGGTTTCCAGCCGGTGTATTCGACGATCAACTTTATTTGACTTATGATGTTGTTTGGGGTGAAGATTGGAGCCCTGTTTCTGGTCTATGTTCTGGGACCAGTCAGATGGCGCGCTCGGGACGTGATCCAGAGAGAGTGACATTCAATTTGCCTTTGGAAATGGTTTTTGGCAGCACCAATGTGTTCGGAT GGCCACAAGTTGTAGTAACAGTCCGAGCGAGGAACCCCTTAACCGGCGAGAGTCTACGAGGTTACTCTTTATTCCTTCTGCCACCCACTACTGGAACTCACCAGCTCACATCACAGTTGGTCCGACCAAGATCCGCCACGATGTTGGGGGAGTGGGTAGCTTGGTTGACTGGAAGGTATCCCGAGTTGGCTGATCCCAAAATGTTGGCCAACGGAAAGGATAACTATT TGCTAAGGACAGAATCATACGGAAGTGTAACATTGACGATGACGATGGTGTCAAAGGACCTTCGGAAACTTGGCTACGATAACCAGCCTCCTGTTTGGAAGAGTGTTTAG